One genomic segment of Pagrus major chromosome 13, Pma_NU_1.0 includes these proteins:
- the ftr82 gene encoding finTRIM family, member 82, with translation MADHTSPDYFNCSLCLNLLRDPVAIPCGHSFCMDCISGYWNEADYTGIYICPQCKITFTQRPVLRPNATLSMVAEKIKKSGLTLNLNTSQGNIYAGPSDVPCDFCSGKKLKAVKSCLNCLASYCEKHSKPHYESATFKRHKLVEVLGNLDRKICPQHQKSLELFCRTDQMCICAICTVSEHRGHDIVSAEAERGEKQKLLGISQAEIRQKCQERVKELDELKTAVDSLKNSAQRAMVESQKMFEDMIRSIERMRSEVTKLIGINEKAAFNQAEALIERLEQEIDELKKKESGLKQLYSTEDHIHFLQNFNYLCTPTDDGFIPRVTVNPDFSFGAVRKAVAEIKDRLEEFGREELLKISKSVNEVPVYTTESRTLDRRSRGKEVTVDSALPPEPKSRADFVKYFCQLKLDPNTAYKELYISDSSRKVIRTRDLQPYGENSDRFDSFAQVLCREALSGGRFYWEIEWSGEFSIGVAYRGISRKGKGSLCLLGYNDKSWSLLCSDSGYSAWHNRVDKAISAPHSPRIGVYLDHTAGVLAFYSISNSMTLLHRFETTFVEPLYPGFGVGTSVKICNIK, from the exons ATGGCTGATCACACGTCTCCAGATTACTTCAACTGCTCCCTGTGCCTGAACCTCCTGAGGGACCCTGTGGCTATCCCCTGTGGCCACAGTTTCTGTATGGACTGCATCAGTGGCTACTGGAACGAGGCTGACTACACAGGGATTTACATTTGTCCTCAATGTAAGATCACATTCACCCAGAGGCCTGTTCTGCGGCCCAACGCCACCCTGAGCATGGTGGCTGAGAAGATCAAGAAGAGCGGGCTGACCCTCAACCTCAACACGTCCCAGGGGAACATCTACGCCGGGCCGAGCGATGTCCCCTGTGACTTCTGCTCTGGGAAGAAACTAAAGGCTGTAAAATCCTGTCTCAACTGTCTGGCGTCCTACTGCGAGAAGCACTCAAAGCCTCACTATGAATCTGCCACATTCAAAAGGcacaagctggtggaggtgCTGGGAAACCTGGACAGGAAGATCTGCCCGCAGCACCAGAAGTCCCTGGAGCTCTTCTGTCGAACAGATCAGATGTGTATCTGCGCTATCTGCACAGTCAGTGAACACAGGGGCCATGACATTGTCTCTGCTGAGGCGGAGAGGGGTGAGAAACAG AAACTCCTGGGAATCTCTCAAGCTGAGATTAGACAAAAATGCCAGGAGAGGGTGAAGGAGCTGGATGAGCTGAAGACTGCGGTGGATTCACTCAAG AACTCTGCCCAGAGAGCCATGGTGGAGAGCCAGAAGATGTTCGAGGACATGATCCGCTCCATTGAGAGGATGAGGTCAGAGGTGACCAAGCTGATTGGTATCAACGAGAAGGCCGCTTTCAACCAGGCCGAAGCTTTGATCGAGCGACTGGAACAGGAGATTGACGAACTGAAGAAGAAGGAGTCGGGCCTCAAGCAGCTGTACAGCACCGAGGACCACATCCACTTCCTGCAG AACTTCAACTACCTCTGCACCCCCACCGACGACGGCTTCATCCCCAGAGTGACGGTGAACCCTGACTTCTCCTTCGGGGCCGTCAGGAAAGCTGTGGCTGAGATCAAGGACCGCCTGGAGGAGTTTGGCAGAGAGGAGCTGCTCAAGATCTCCAAGTCAG TGAACGAGGTCCCCGTGTACACTACAGAGAGTCGAACATTGgacaggaggagcagag GCAAAGAAGTGACAGTGGACAGCGCGCTTCCTCCAGAGCCAAAGAGCAGAGCAGATTTTGTGAAAT aCTTCTGCCAGCTGAAATTGGACCCTAACACAGCCTACAAGGAGCTGTAcatctctgacagcagcagaaaggTCATCCGCACCAGGGACCTGCAGCCCTATGGAGAGAACTCGGACAGGTTCGACAGCTTTGCCCAGGTGCTCTGCCGGGAAGCCCTGTCCGGAGGCCGCTTCTACTGGGAGATCGAGTGGAGCGGGGAGTTTTCCATCGGTGTGGCCTACAGGGGCATCAGCCGGAAGGGCAAAGGCTCGCTGTGTCTGCTGGGCTACAACGATAAATCCTGGAGTCTCCTCTGCTCCGACTCGGGCTACTCCGCCTGGCACAACCGGGTGGACAAAGCCATCAGCGCCCCCCACTCCCCCAGGATAGGCGTGTACCTGGACCACACTGCGGGCGTGCTGGCGTTTTATAGCATAAGCAACAGCATGACCCTCCTGCACAGGTTTGAGACCACGTTTGTTGAGCCCCTCTATCCGGGCTTTGGAGTTGGAACCTCAGTCAAGATCTGCAATATCAAGTGA